In Lonchura striata isolate bLonStr1 chromosome 14, bLonStr1.mat, whole genome shotgun sequence, one genomic interval encodes:
- the IL13RA2 gene encoding interleukin-13 receptor subunit alpha-2 — translation MASWRLSVLAVAVVWGWVLASSSPSTVAPPRDLWITDPGLLGSLDVEWKPPLHIQTFKKCTVKYNFEYRNTGDRDWKVIFTRKLKLRVGFDLSRTAEVRLQTLLKGQCTGDVEVQSDWIYATFQIPPQGKLDSEVQNFSCIYHDWEYLKCTWQPGLLTPHGVHYGLYYWYEGLEQVVQCDHYIQDHGINLGCVLHNLSQAEYQDLNICVNGSAAASLLRPLYTTLHLHNLAKPSAPEQLVVSVSPAEELRAAWRPPGGRVPPHCLEYEVQVAEDAGQAAAAWAFVSTQMETAVTISRANQSHISCVRVRGRANIFCADQGFWSEWTQDCFSESRKEDKELFILIPVILSLSITLIIFMLIGQCKKR, via the exons TTGCTCCCCCACGAGACCTTTGGATCACTGACCCTGGGCTCCTGGGTTCTCTTGATGTCGAGTGGAAGCCTCCGCTCCACATCCAAACCTTCAAGAAGTGCACAgtaaaatacaattttgaaTATCGCAACACTGGGGATAGAGACTGGAAG GTTATTTTTACTAGGAAGCTAAAACTCAGAGTTGGATTTGACCTCAGCAGGACTGCTGAAGTGAGGCTGCAGACATTGCTCAAAGGACAGTGTACAGGTGATGTGGAGGTGCAGAGTGACTGGATTTATGCAACATTTCAGATCCCACCACAAG GAAAACTTGATTCAGAGGTCCAGAATTTCAGCTGCATCTATCATGACTGGGAATACCTGAAGTGCACCTGGCAGCCAGGTCTCCTCACACCTCATGGTGTACATTATGGGCTATATTATTG GTacgaggggctggagcaggtggTGCAGTGTGATCACTACATCCAGGATCACGGCATAAATCTCGGCTGCGTGCTACACAACCTCAGCCAGGCAGAATACCAGGATCTGAACATTTGTGTCAATGGCTCAGCGGCAGCCAGTCTGCTACGGCCACTGTACACCACCCTTCACCTTCACAACCTTG CAAAGCCCTCAGCCCCGGAGCAGCTGGTGGTTTCTGTGTCCCCAGCCGAGGAGCTGCGGGCGGCCTGGAGGCCCCCGGGCGGGCGGGTGCCGCCACACTGCCTGGAGTACGAGGTGCAGGTGGCAGAAGATGCGGGGCAGGCCGCGGCTGCCTGGGCG TTTGTGTCGACCCAAATGGAAACCGCTGTAACCATTTCCAGAGCAAATCAAAGCCACATTTCATGTGTTCGTGTCAGGGGGAGAGCAAACATTTTTTGTGCAGACCAAGGCTTTTGGAGTGAATGGACACAGGATTGCTTCTCTG AGTCCAGAAAAGAGGACAAGGAGCTATTTATCCTCATTCCTGTCATCCTGAGTTTGTCAATTACCCTCATAATATTTATGTTGATTGGCCAGTGCAAGAAAAGGTAA